The Arachis hypogaea cultivar Tifrunner chromosome 14, arahy.Tifrunner.gnm2.J5K5, whole genome shotgun sequence genome has a segment encoding these proteins:
- the LOC112742035 gene encoding uncharacterized protein produces MLQCILEGNCTKTALCDLGTSINLIPASTIRQLSLTEEVKPTWICLQLADGSIKYPSGVIEDMIDRVGPFAFPTDFVVLEMEENKSATLILGRPFLATGRTLIDVQKGEVTLRVNEDEFKLNAVNAMQHPDTPKDYMKVDLIDSLAEEINMAESLELELEDIFKDVQPDLEDSEELKEPLKFPREEEKPPKPELKPLPPSLKYAFLGESDTFLVIISSALNPEEEEALIQVLRTHKTALGWSIGDLKGISPARCMHKILLEDNAKPVIQPRRRPNPAMKEVVQKEVTKLLEAGIIYPISDSPWVSPVQVVPKKGGMTVVHNEKNELVPTRTVTGWRMCIDYRRLNTATRKDHFPLPFIDQMLERLAGHDYYCFLDGYSGYNQIAVDPQDQEKTAFTCPSGVFAYRRMPFGLCNAPATFQRCMLSIFSDMVEKFLEVFMDDFSVYGDSFSSC; encoded by the coding sequence atgttacaatgcatattagagggtaattgcaccaagacagccttatgtgatcttgggacaagcattaacctaatacctgcatccactatcagacagcttagtttaactgaagaagttaaaccaacctggatatgtctccaacttgctgatggctccattaaatacccatcaggcgtgattgaggacatgattgacagggttgggccattcgcctttcccactgactttgtagtgctggaaatggaggagaacaagagtgctactctcatcctaggaagacctttcctagcaactggacgaactctcattgatgtccaaaagggggaagtcaccctgagagtcaatgaggatgagtttaagttgaatgctgtcaatgctatgcagcatccagacacaccaaaagactacatgaaagttgatcttattgactctttggcagaggagatcaacatggctgagagtctcgaattagagttggaagatatctttaaagatgttcagcctgatcttgaggattcagaggaattgaaagagcctctaaaATTTCCTcgggaagaggaaaaacctcctaaacccgagctcaaaccattaccaccatccctaaaatatgcatttctgggagaaagtgacacttttctagtgatcataagctctgctttaaatccagaggaagaggaagcactaattcaagtgctaaggacacacaagacagctcttgggtggtctataggtgaccttaagggcataagcccagctagatgcatgcacaagatcttattggaggacaatgctaagccagtgatTCAACCACGGAGGCGGccaaatccagccatgaaggaagtggtgcagaaagaggtcaccaaattactggaggctgggattatttatcctatttctgatagcccctgggtgagccctgtccaagttgtccccaaaaaaggaggcatgacagtggttcataatgaaaaaaatgaactggttcctacaagaacagttacagggtggcgcatgtgtattgactacagaaggctcaatacagccaccagaaaggatcattttcctttaccattcatagaccagatgctagaaagactagcaggtcatgattattactgttttttggatggctattcaggctacaaccaaattgcagtagatccccaggatcaagagaaaacagcattcacatgtccatctggagtgtttgcttacagaaggatgccatttgggctgtgtaatgcgcctgcaacctttcagagatgcatgctctctattttctctgatatggtggaaaaatttctggaagtcttcatggatgacttctcagtatatggagactcattcagctcctgttga